The following DNA comes from Nicotiana sylvestris chromosome 10, ASM39365v2, whole genome shotgun sequence.
TAATATagatatggatatccatattatctatgacttcttgaatatgatcgcTTTTGGAAGAATTCTTAGTCTCTCAAACTTGAGAACCCCAAATTTGAGTTTTTACAAATGTAAAATCTAAACTCATTAGTTATACATTGGTTATCatttttctaagtggataatatagttctccatatttgatccatatttaaaaaattcattatctAACCCATTTTTTAATGAATAATATaatcaaaaaattattttattattcattttgcCACCACTAGCAGGAGATATGAGTTTAGAAAATAGCCTAAGCATGTACATAATAATTATTTTACGtttaaaatagtttttaaattttcctGATACACCATTTTATGTAATGATATAAAATTTGAAAATGGATGAAGATTAACAATGACTTGAACATTTTAAATTTTCTCCTATGACCGTGTGTTGAATGAAACAAACACAAATAATTTACTACTGATGTAAACCGAGTAGTCGCATTCGTATGAAGATGTTAAACTAAAATTCAGTAGGAACAAAACTACAAATGTTTAAAGAGCTGTTATAAAATTTGTGTAAATTGTAAAATGGAGAAATCAGTGTGACAAGATAGGAAATatgtacaaaaataataattcatttctaaatttaaaaataatttaacttaaacttATAATTTTATCGTTAATGAAAAACTTTTATAGCAACACAAATATTGTGGATCCTTTTTGATTTATTTAAGATCATAAatcccattttttttttaaatttcgtaAATTCGTACCTAGTAAAACAAGTTTACGTCAATTGGAATGGAGTAAGCTTTTAGCAGTCCTCTTCTAAAAGTTACTCCCGCTAACGTGGCTATCACAGGTTTAGTGGGCCCATCAAAATTAAAGCAGAATGTGAGCTTTCGAAAGGTAAGAATGTGGGCGATGTGCACAAATAGCCACTAACAGCACTTATCTTTATTTTAAAGTCAGTGTTTTAAATGTTTTTAGTCTTTAGTCACTGGTTTAATAAACTTATATCTGattggacgaaaatacccttctgctatAACTTATACATACGCTTTTAAGAACGATCaccagcagcagcagcagcgcaAAACTACACTGTGATCGTCGAAATTGAAGAAGATTCTCTTCCGATTTCAAAAATTCAACATTCTCATCCAAAAATCGACATAAATTTATAGTAAGTTCTACTTTTATGTTTTTCTATTGATTTTTGTTTCGACATAGTTATACTCTTTCCGatttctattgatttttataCAGTAATTagaaatttgatttttttgaatttctggaTTGATAAAGTTAAGGACATCACGTCCTGTGATAATTCTATAAAAATTGAGTACATAATATTAAGGACATAGTATCCTCATTTTGCaaattgaattgaaaaagttaaggacacaatgtccttaactttgttgttgttcttctgtaTATTAAGGACATACTGTCACAGTTTTGCAAATTGTtttgaaaaagttaaggacactaaGTCCTGAAATTTGAGTTTCAAATTGAAaaaattaaggacacttggtccttaattttgggtttcaagttgaaaagttaaggacaggaagtccttaagtttgaattacaagttaattttataaaattgagcacataatattaaggacatggtgtcctAATTTTTAAGGACACTAGttcctgaagtttgagtttcaagttgaaaagttcaGGACAAGAGTCCTTAAGTTGacttgcaggttcaaaagttaaggacaggaagTCCTTAAGTTTGGATTACaggttgaaaagttaaggacatgagtccttaagtttgacttgcaggttcaaaagttaaggacatgcagtccttaagtttcaattacaggttcaaaagttaaggacatgcagtccttaactttgaattccaagttcaaatgttaaggacacttggtccttaacttggtCTTGAACTTACAGTACATGTTCTTAATTATACAAGGATTGCATTATAAAATATGTCCTGAATTTCCTATTCTCTTGACTTGCAGGATGGAAACAATATGCATTATAGTTACTTTTAATGGTAGATGGACTGAAGACTATAAATATCTTGACCATCAAACAAAACTTGTTCTGGTACCTGAGGCAATTCGGTTTGAAGATTTCATTAAACAGATCTTTGAAGTTATTGAATTGGATAGACACAAGTTTGAAGCAgtgatatggtttgatatcaacctTGGAACAAGCAAGGGAATGCTTGTATCCAAAGATTTAGATCTTCACATATGTATAGAGTTACTAAAAACTCATTCATTCTTCAAGGGCTGTCGTTGTTGATATTTCGGAAAGAGTTTTTGGATCAACAAGCAATGAACATGTCAACACAGaaactcaacatgacaatcaaaacaaatgccaacagataatggaaatagatatggttgaagctcaaGCAATAACTGAAGAGGTGCTTCAAACACATGTCAAAGAGaaactcaacatgacaatcaaGACAAATGCCAACAGATAATGGAAAtagatatggttgaagctcaaccaataactgaagaggtgcttcaaacatttgattctattcaagtagaaggacaaAGCATTATAGAGATTGACAACAAACAAGCTTTGGGAATTCAAGTCTTAGAGAGTGCACCAGTAATCGAAGAAGTTGCTGAAAAAACCTCTACTCAACTAACTAGACAAagatcaaatttgaaacaaaaagaatccccaactacgATATTAAGAGAAAATACTTTATTGGATGAAATAAAAGTCGGATCAGTATTTGACAAGAAGAAGAGTATAATTAACTTTTTTTCGAATATAGCAATTAAAGGACATTTTGAATTCAAGGTTGTTAGATCAAGCTCAACAAGATATTCGTTGAAATGCAATGATGATAGGTGTTGTTGGTGTGTGCGTGCTTTCAGAATTAAAGATTCAACACTGTTCAAGATagtaaagattgagaaaaagcatgACTGTTCTGTTAACACTATGAAAGCTGATCAAAGGGATGCTACTTCAAAGTTGATTAGTGGTTACATTATCGACAATCTTCGAGACCCAAGGTTTGAAGTTACACCAGCTTTTGCCATGGCAGAGATGCAAAAATTGTATGGACTAGATATTGGGTATCACAAGGCGTGGCGTGCTATTCAACTTGCTTCTGCTTTAATAAGAGGAACTCTCAAAGAGAATTATGAATTATTGTCTTCATACTTGTATCTGATGAGAAGTAAAAACCCTGTAACTTACACTAACATAAAGATAGACGACAACAACAggtaaatcaaaaaaaaaaagtttattagTACGTTTTATAAAATTTAGGACATGCTGTCTTTAACCA
Coding sequences within:
- the LOC138879398 gene encoding uncharacterized protein → MEIDMVEAQPITEEVLQTFDSIQVEGQSIIEIDNKQALGIQVLESAPVIEEVAEKTSTQLTRQRSNLKQKESPTTILRENTLLDEIKVGSVFDKKKSIINFFSNIAIKGHFEFKVVRSSSTRYSLKCNDDRCCWCVRAFRIKDSTLFKIVKIEKKHDCSVNTMKADQRDATSKLISGYIIDNLRDPRFEVTPAFAMAEMQKLYGLDIGYHKAWRAIQLASALIRGTLKENYELLSSYLYLMRSKNPVTYTNIKIDDNNRFLYMFYAYGTSIAGWNHYRPVIVVDATFLKSKFCGVLMISVSKDANNQIFPLAFGIAKSENNNSYEYQAIAYGIAKVYPKSHHGICIYQLEQNLKRRKVKNEVIKLFQSAARVYRRKEFDLYMSDIAKVDKKTYDYLMEEPPESWARSCSPRRRYDMLTTNIVESMNSILLEARELPIL